From one Mytilus trossulus isolate FHL-02 chromosome 10, PNRI_Mtr1.1.1.hap1, whole genome shotgun sequence genomic stretch:
- the LOC134686291 gene encoding uncharacterized protein LOC134686291 — protein sequence MLKAIIISLVVTQVFCATTMAPDMTTKHHNHHHHSHGTHGTRPTREPVEADKHYFKYDPTSHLMMAVNAKACYIYTMSSQESMDVHTVHGLHALEIKLITMIDDATATFQSITHDNLTTMSKSLAHSCKAVNMVMKLN from the exons ATGTTAAAGGCTATCATCATTTCATTGGTTGTCACACAG gTCTTTTGTGCTACTACAATGGCACCAGACATGACAACAAAACATCATAATCACCATCACCATTCTCATGGGACCCATGGCACCAGGCCTACCAGGGAACCAGTGGAGGcagataaacattattttaaatatgaccCAACATCG CATTTGATGATGGCTGTCAACGCAAAGGCCTGTTATATCTACACTATGTCATCTCAAGAATCTATGGATGTACATACAGTACATGGATTACATGCTCTAGAG attAAGCTAATTACCATGATAGACGATGCTACAGCAACGTTCCAGTCAATTACCCATGACAACTtgacaacaatgagcaaatcacTTGCCCATTCGTGTAAAGCCGTTAACATGGTCATGAAACTCAACTGA